A genomic window from Anoplolepis gracilipes chromosome 6, ASM4749672v1, whole genome shotgun sequence includes:
- the Argk1 gene encoding arginine kinase isoform X1 → MGGCTSKDTTSSDDKKSNNMVDAAVLDKLESGYAKLAESDSKSLLKKHLTKEVFDQLKTRKTSFGSTLLDVIQSGLENHDSGVGIYAPDAEAYTVFAEIFDPIIDDYHGGFKKTDKHPPKDFGDVDSFGNLDPTGEYIVSTRVRCGRSLDGYPFNPCLTEAQYKEMEEKVSSTLSGLTSELKGTFYPLTGMSKEVQQKLIDDHFLFKEGDRFLQAANACRFWPTGRGIFHNDAKTFLVWCNEEDHLRIISMQMGGDLGQVYRRLVTAVNEIEKRVPFSHNDRFGFLTFCPTNLGTTVRASVHIKVPKLAANKEKLEEVAAKYNLQVRGTRGEHTEAEGGIYDISNKRRLGLTEYQAVKEMNDGIAELIKLEASL, encoded by the exons ATGGGCGGATGTACTTCGAAGGATACCACGTCGAGCGACGA TAAAAAGAGCAACAACATGGTGGACGCAGCAGTTCTGGATAAGCTGGAGTCTGGCTATGCCAAGTTAGCGGAATCTGATAGCAAGTCGTTGTTGAAGAAACACTTGACGAAGGAGGTCTTTGATCAACTCAAGACCAGGAAGACTTCGTTCGGCTCCACTCTCCTGGATGTCATCCAATCTGGTCTGGAGAACCATGATTCCGGTGTTGGTATCTACGCGCCCGATGCCGAAGCGTACACAGTCTTTGCCGAAATTTTTGATCCAATCATCGATGATTATCACGGAGGCTTCAAGAAGACGGATAAACATCCGCCCAAGGACTTTGGCGATGTCGATTCCTTCGGCAATCTCGATCCCACT GGTGAATACATCGTGTCGACTCGCGTGCGATGCGGCCGCTCCTTGGACGGATATCCATTCAATCCGTGCTTGACCGAGGCCCAGTATAAGGAGATGGAAGAGAAAGTATCTAGCACGTTGTCTGGTCTTACCAGCGAACTGAAGGGTACTTTTTACCCGCTCACTGGTATGAGCAAGGAAGTGCAACAGAAGCTGATCGATGATCACTTCCTCTTCAAGGAGGGCGACCGTTTCCTCCAGGCGGCGAATGCTTGCCGTTTCTGGCCCACTGGACGTGGCATCTTTCACAACGACGCCAAGACCTTCTTGGTCTGGTGTAACGAGGAGGATCATCTTCGCATTATTTCGATGCAGATGGGCGGCGATCTCGGAcag GTATACCGGCGTTTGGTGACGGCAGTGAACGAGATCGAAAAGCGGGTGCCGTTCTCGCACAACGATCGCTTCGGCTTCCTGACCTTCTGCCCGACGAACCTGGGCACGACGGTGCGCGCTTCGGTGCACATCAAGGTGCCGAAACTCGCGGCGAACAAAGAAAAGCTTGAAGAGGTCGCGGCCAAGTACAATCTACAGGTGCGCGGCACCCGGGGCGAGCATACCGAGGCCGAGGGCGGCATCTATGATATCTCCAACAAGCGCCGTCTTGGCCTTACCGAGTACCAGGCTGTGAAGGAGATGAACGATGGCATCGCCGAGCTCATCAAGCTCGAGGCCAGCCTCTAA
- the Argk1 gene encoding arginine kinase isoform X2: protein MVDAAVLDKLESGYAKLAESDSKSLLKKHLTKEVFDQLKTRKTSFGSTLLDVIQSGLENHDSGVGIYAPDAEAYTVFAEIFDPIIDDYHGGFKKTDKHPPKDFGDVDSFGNLDPTGEYIVSTRVRCGRSLDGYPFNPCLTEAQYKEMEEKVSSTLSGLTSELKGTFYPLTGMSKEVQQKLIDDHFLFKEGDRFLQAANACRFWPTGRGIFHNDAKTFLVWCNEEDHLRIISMQMGGDLGQVYRRLVTAVNEIEKRVPFSHNDRFGFLTFCPTNLGTTVRASVHIKVPKLAANKEKLEEVAAKYNLQVRGTRGEHTEAEGGIYDISNKRRLGLTEYQAVKEMNDGIAELIKLEASL, encoded by the exons ATGGTGGACGCAGCAGTTCTGGATAAGCTGGAGTCTGGCTATGCCAAGTTAGCGGAATCTGATAGCAAGTCGTTGTTGAAGAAACACTTGACGAAGGAGGTCTTTGATCAACTCAAGACCAGGAAGACTTCGTTCGGCTCCACTCTCCTGGATGTCATCCAATCTGGTCTGGAGAACCATGATTCCGGTGTTGGTATCTACGCGCCCGATGCCGAAGCGTACACAGTCTTTGCCGAAATTTTTGATCCAATCATCGATGATTATCACGGAGGCTTCAAGAAGACGGATAAACATCCGCCCAAGGACTTTGGCGATGTCGATTCCTTCGGCAATCTCGATCCCACT GGTGAATACATCGTGTCGACTCGCGTGCGATGCGGCCGCTCCTTGGACGGATATCCATTCAATCCGTGCTTGACCGAGGCCCAGTATAAGGAGATGGAAGAGAAAGTATCTAGCACGTTGTCTGGTCTTACCAGCGAACTGAAGGGTACTTTTTACCCGCTCACTGGTATGAGCAAGGAAGTGCAACAGAAGCTGATCGATGATCACTTCCTCTTCAAGGAGGGCGACCGTTTCCTCCAGGCGGCGAATGCTTGCCGTTTCTGGCCCACTGGACGTGGCATCTTTCACAACGACGCCAAGACCTTCTTGGTCTGGTGTAACGAGGAGGATCATCTTCGCATTATTTCGATGCAGATGGGCGGCGATCTCGGAcag GTATACCGGCGTTTGGTGACGGCAGTGAACGAGATCGAAAAGCGGGTGCCGTTCTCGCACAACGATCGCTTCGGCTTCCTGACCTTCTGCCCGACGAACCTGGGCACGACGGTGCGCGCTTCGGTGCACATCAAGGTGCCGAAACTCGCGGCGAACAAAGAAAAGCTTGAAGAGGTCGCGGCCAAGTACAATCTACAGGTGCGCGGCACCCGGGGCGAGCATACCGAGGCCGAGGGCGGCATCTATGATATCTCCAACAAGCGCCGTCTTGGCCTTACCGAGTACCAGGCTGTGAAGGAGATGAACGATGGCATCGCCGAGCTCATCAAGCTCGAGGCCAGCCTCTAA